One part of the Dermacentor silvarum isolate Dsil-2018 chromosome 6, BIME_Dsil_1.4, whole genome shotgun sequence genome encodes these proteins:
- the LOC119456627 gene encoding alpha-(1,6)-fucosyltransferase, whose amino-acid sequence MPQRTIDIYTDAAITSDIASMAWNPADCKSARKFRCSVNNEWGFGSGVHDLLWCFVAALQTGRTLILDTSKWHYTPSGNWSTFFQPVAGPSCDGVHIDKETIIFMPGQRSRTETRRRILDLPTSIIRTLVANHAEPYAWWCGLIVSYILRLQNSTQQKIENFKKKIGYKRPIVSLHIRRTDKDGEAAHHNVNEYMHHAEEFYSALALRGETVEKRVFVATDEPSVIDEIKFRFPSFVIIANKHASTEASWLDTRYGISALENVIIDVNLLAESDRLVCAFSSGFCRVAYQLMQARHAKAGFDATRKAVSIDVEYFYAFVSFPPRRTLYENSVVTANEINWTRPGVLLEKMHDLVALHEAKEKKYADGFSAILPEGSKKSGLS is encoded by the exons ATGCCGCAGCGCACCATTGACATCTACACAGACGCTGCAATCACAAGCGACATAGCAAGCATGGCCTGG AATCCTGCTGACTGCAAGTCGGCTCGCAAGTTCCGATGCAGCGTGAACAACGAATGGGGCTTCGGTAGCGGTGTCCATGACTTGCTCTGGTGCTTCGTGGCAGCCTTGCAGACGGGTCGCACGCTTATCCTTGACACCTCCAAATGGCACTACACCCCGAGTGGCAACTGGTCGACTTTTTTCCAGCCTGTCGCTGGGCCTTCATGCGATGGTGTACACATAGACAAGGAGACCATCATATTCATGCCGGGGCAAAGATCTC GCACCGAGACTCGCCGCAGAATTCTCGATTTGCCTACCTCCATTATCAGGACCTTGGTTGCAAACCACGCGGAGCCCTATGCGTGGTGGTGTGGGCTGATCGTGAGTTACATCTTGCGGCTTCAGAATTCCACACAGCAGAAAATCGAGAACTTCAAAAAGAAGATTGGATACAAGCGTCCTATTGTTTC GTTGCATATACGGCGCACGGACAAAGATGGAGAGGCTGCACACCATAATGTCAATGAATACATGCATCATGCTGAAGAATTCTACAGCGCTCTGGCACTTCGAGGGGAGACAGTCGAGAAGCGAGTGTTCGTCGCTACCGATGAGCCAAGCGTCATTGATGAAATAAAATTCAG GTTTCCAAGTTTTGTCATCATTGCAAACAAGCATGCATCGACTGAGGCTTCGTGGTTGGATACCAGATACGGAATCAGCGCCCTGGAAAACGTCATCATCGATGTTAATCTATTGGCCGAGTCGGACCGCCTCGTTTGCGCTTTTTCTTCTGGG TTCTGCCGTGTCGCATATCAATTGATGCAAGCAAGGCACGCCAAAGCTGGTTTCGACGCCACGCGCAAGGCGGTGTCAATCGACGTTGAGTACTTTTACGCCTTTGTGTCTTTTCCGCCTCGCCGAACACTCTACGAGAACAGCGTGGTCACCGCCAACGAAATCAACTGGACGCGCCCTGGTGTTCTTTTAGAAAAAATGCACGATCTAGTAGCACTGCACGAGGCTAAGGAAAAGAAGTACGCGGACGGCTTCAGCGCAATTCTCCCTGAGGGATCCAAGAAG